TCTCTAATGCTCTTGGAGTAATTCTTTTCCTTCTTGTGGTGCTTTTCCATTATATTAATGCAAATTATTCTAAATAAATTTCACAAATTTATAAGCTTTAAGTATAAgatgtaaatataaaaaatacacttttctattacaacttttttattctGTGTATCTTTTGTAAGAATCGAAGCTAGATTTAAGAGAATACTATTAACATGAAATGAACTAAGTTAAGGTACTTTTCGAGTAGGTACACGCCCTTTTAAAAAAGAAAAGGAGCGGTTTTAATATAATTGAGATTAATTACTACAAGTCGTTACGGTACTGATTTTAGATATATTTATATTGACTTCCCGATATTTTATTGTATAAAAAATCACGATCAGtcgtttattatttaattttaaacgtTTAGGTCATTATTAtcatgaatgaatgaatcaaaaagcaaaatgttaagaaagcctaaggctatatagttgagttttaatttcaatattttatatacctacgctagaatattccacagggtgttccaaaatttgaagaaaaaacacactatcattgttacactcggtatacagtgacacttatctgtttagcaacaatattattacattgatattcttgaagaataaagctataacatattaaaaaaatcactaaaatcggacaactggtttaggaaatacgagacataaaaaatttcccatttttaaggtggtgcgttaattttgatgcttagtgtatgaAGGTAATATAAAAGTAGTAGTAAAACTTtttaatgaaatatatttataacagTGGAGCGATTTCCACAGACTGGCTCTATATCTTTCGTCACAAAGCATAAAAACATTGCTCAGAATATCAATATTTCACATaattagacgcaaatgcgaagaTCTCGTTGATACCCAATTTGATTTTAAAAATGCTATGGGAACCAGGGAGGCACTTTGTAATAAATATCCTATTGCAAAAATATCGCGATAAAAGAAAAGATACCTATATTTGCATGATACGAAAACGCATTCGATA
This genomic window from Diabrotica virgifera virgifera chromosome 1, PGI_DIABVI_V3a contains:
- the LOC126883560 gene encoding dolichyl-diphosphooligosaccharide--protein glycosyltransferase subunit 4, whose protein sequence is MITDVHLALLSNALGVILFLLVVLFHYINANYSK